One window from the genome of Gavia stellata isolate bGavSte3 chromosome 10, bGavSte3.hap2, whole genome shotgun sequence encodes:
- the PHGDH gene encoding D-3-phosphoglycerate dehydrogenase: MALGKLQKVLISDSLDPCCREILQAGGLRVQEKPGLSKEELLREIRDCDGLIVRSATKVTADVLEAAERLQVVGRAGTGVDNVDVEAATRKGVLVMNTPTGNSLSAAELTCGMILCLARQIPQAAASMKEGKWDRKKYMGMELNGKTLGVLGLGRIGREVATRMQAFGMKTIGYDPIITPEASATFGVEQLPLEQIWPRCDFITVHTPLLPSTMGLLNDSTFAKCRRGVQVVNCARGGIVDEGALLRALRSGQCGGAALDVFTQEPPKDRDLVNHPNVICCPHLGASTREAQSRCGKEIAMQIVDMATGKGLAGVVNGQALSKAFAPQTKPWIALARALGTVLRTVGKQAQGSVQVCTLGTPLQEAGSYLTPSVAAGMLAGGVQKEVTLVNALLLAQEAGLKVTTTHSNVATEPDGSTGLLQVALQGTPHRATGTVQGSTPVLRELNGATFKQPAPLAGPTLIYRAKASEPSVLPTLAGLLGKAGVQLQSYHSSSTVAGEQWSIVALSAPLSDLGELKPRVTEVFQLHL, translated from the exons ATGGCGCTGGGGAAGCTGCAGAAGGTGCTGATCAGCGACAGCCTGGACCCCTGCTGCCGGGAGATCCTGCAGGCCGGCGGCCTCCGGGTGCAGGAGAAGCCCGGCCTGAGCaaggaggagctgctgcgggAGATCCGG GACTGCGATGGGCTCATCGTCCGCTCGGCCACCAAAGTCACGGCCGACGTGCTGGAGGCGGCGGAGAGGCTGCAGGTCGTGGGCAGAGCGGGCACCGGCGTGGACAACGTCGACGTGGAGGCGGCCACGAGGAAGGGTGTCCTGGTCATGAA CACACCCACTGGGAACAGCCTCAGTGCCGCTGAGCTCACCTGCGGGATGATCCTCTGCTTGGCCAG GCAGATcccgcaggcagctgcctccatGAAGGAGGGCAAGTGGGACCGTAAGAAG TACATGGGCATGGAGCTGAACGGGAAGACGCTGGGTGTGCTGGGGCTCGGGCGCATCGGCAGGGAGGTGGCCACCCGCATGCAGGCTTTTGGCATGAAG ACCATAGGCTATGACCCCATTATCACCCCCGAAGCCTCAGCCACCTTTGGCGTAGAGCAGCTGCCACTGGAGCAGATCTGGCCCCGCTGCGACTTCATCACAGTGCACACGCCGCTGCTGCCCTCCACCATGG GGCTCCTGAACGACAGCACCTTCGCCAAGTGCCGCCGCGGTGTGCAGGTGGTGAACTGTGCCCGTGGCGGCATCGTGGATGAGGGCGCACTGCTGCGGGCGCTGAGGTCGGGGCAGTGTGGCGGGGCTGCCCTTGATGTTTTCACACAG GAGCCTCCAAAGGACCGTGACCTGGTGAACCACCCCAATGTCATCTGCTGCCCACACCTGGGCGCCAGCACGCGGGAGGCGCAGAGCCGCTGCGGCAAGGAGATCGCCATGCAGATCGTGGACATGGCCACCGGGAAGGGGCTGGCTGGCGTA GTCAACGGGCAGgctctcagcaaggctttcgCACCCCAGACCAAGCCCTGGATTGCCCTGGCCAGGGCCCTGGGCACAGTGCTGCGCACGGTGGGCAAGCAAGCGCAGGGCAGCGTGCAGGTCTGCACCCTAG ggacacccctgCAGGAGGCCGGGAGCTACCTGACGCCCTCCGTGGCCGCGGGCATGCTGGCTGGAGGGGTACAGAAGGAGGTGACCCTCGTGAACGCCCTGCTGCTGGCCCAGGAGGCTGGGCTGAAG GTCACGACCACCCACAGCAACGTGGCCACTGAGCCCGACGGCAGCACCGGCTtgctgcaggtggccctgcaGGGCACCCCGCACCGGGCAACGGGGACGGTGCAGGGCAGCACCCCGGTGCTGCGGGAGCTCAATGGGGCCACCTTCAAGCAGCCGGCTCCGCTGGCAGGCCCCACCCTCATCTACAGAGCCAAAGCCTCTGAGCCCAGCGTGCTGCCCACACTTGCCG ggctgctggggaaggcaggggtCCAGCTCCAGTCCTACCACAGCTCCAGCACGGTGGCAGGGGAGCAGTGGAGCATCGTGGCGCTCTCGGCCCCCCTGTCCGACCTTGGCGAGCTGAAGCCACGCGTCACGGAGGTCTTCCAGCTCCACCTGTAG